The following are from one region of the Kiritimatiellia bacterium genome:
- a CDS encoding glycosyltransferase family 4 protein, whose product MRVCLDIQAAIAQRAGVGRYVACLATHLAREQPPDAHLRFFCFDFRGRARCPTPAGTSLRRLRWLPGRVVQKAWSWLRWPPFDWLAGAADVFHFPNFLRPPLHRGRSVVTIHDLSFLRHPETTEERNLRHLRAHIQQTVARADAILTDSHTIADEIRQQWPAAAPRVVAVPLAAPEGFARPPDEAIARARAARGLDRPYLLSVGTLEPRKNYAFLVEVFEHLADFDGDLVLAGRPGWKWAATAARIAASPRAARIRHLEPADDAEICALYAGAEAFVCASLYEGFGFPPLEAMACGTPVVVSAGGSLPEVCGDGALIVPGFEADVWAASIRRVLSDRQLRAALVERGHRNLARYSWAQTARQTWAVYRAVAEGHR is encoded by the coding sequence ATGCGGGTCTGTCTCGACATCCAGGCCGCGATCGCGCAGCGCGCCGGCGTCGGCCGGTACGTCGCCTGCCTCGCGACCCATCTGGCGCGGGAACAACCGCCCGACGCGCACCTGCGGTTCTTCTGCTTCGACTTCCGCGGCCGCGCCCGATGCCCCACCCCGGCCGGCACCTCGCTGCGCCGGCTCCGCTGGCTGCCCGGCCGTGTCGTGCAAAAAGCCTGGAGCTGGCTCCGCTGGCCGCCGTTCGACTGGCTCGCCGGCGCGGCAGACGTGTTCCACTTCCCGAACTTCCTCCGCCCTCCGCTCCACCGCGGCCGCAGCGTCGTCACCATCCACGACCTCTCCTTCCTCCGCCACCCGGAGACGACCGAAGAACGGAACCTCCGCCATCTGCGGGCACACATCCAGCAGACAGTTGCCCGCGCCGACGCGATCCTCACCGACTCCCATACGATCGCCGACGAGATCCGACAACAGTGGCCCGCCGCCGCGCCGCGCGTCGTCGCGGTGCCGCTGGCCGCGCCGGAGGGTTTCGCCCGCCCACCCGACGAAGCGATCGCCCGCGCACGGGCCGCGCGCGGGCTCGACCGCCCGTACCTGCTCTCCGTCGGCACGCTCGAGCCGCGAAAAAACTACGCGTTCCTCGTCGAGGTCTTCGAGCACCTCGCCGACTTCGATGGGGACCTCGTGCTCGCGGGCCGGCCCGGTTGGAAGTGGGCGGCGACCGCGGCCCGCATCGCGGCTTCGCCGCGCGCCGCGCGCATCCGCCATCTGGAGCCGGCAGATGACGCGGAGATCTGCGCGCTCTACGCCGGAGCGGAGGCGTTCGTCTGCGCCTCGCTGTATGAGGGCTTTGGATTCCCGCCGCTCGAGGCGATGGCCTGCGGCACGCCGGTGGTGGTCTCCGCCGGCGGCTCGCTGCCCGAGGTCTGCGGCGACGGCGCGCTGATCGTCCCCGGATTCGAGGCCGACGTGTGGGCGGCGTCAATCCGACGGGTGCTGAGCGACCGCCAGCTGCGCGCGGCACTCGTCGAGCGCGGCCACCGCAACCTCGCCCGCTACTCTTGGGCGCAAACTGCCCGGCAGACCTGGGCGGTGTATCGGGCGGTCGCGGAGGGGCACCGATGA
- a CDS encoding glycosyltransferase family 4 protein, giving the protein MSLPLRRAVLDARWIFREISGIGLYTRQLLRHLPLVAPEIEFIALFCDAAVMERECAARDDWRPPPNLSPRTVRWTPFDPAGQLGLCGWLRHQHVQVFHSPNWLIPLAAVARRGPRPRAVITIHDLIPLLFPHFTPRARKNRWRLLFRWLLRAGARRAAAVIVPSRTTATDVARTLGPDIAARVRVVPEAADPLFSAVAAATASPTARPPTILYVGRRDPYKNLVGMIRAFARVRARLPEARLIVIGPPDARYPEPEREAARLGVGDAVEWRGYVSGPELATAYRAAGVFALPSLYEGFGLTVLEAMACGTPVVVSDRASLPEVAGDAAVYAPPDDPDALGAALLRVLTDRTLADDLRRRGLQRAAQFSWERTARETLEVYRDAMRIDDPAPAPQTPPGSRR; this is encoded by the coding sequence ATGAGCCTGCCGCTGCGCCGCGCCGTGCTCGACGCGCGCTGGATCTTCCGCGAGATCAGTGGCATCGGCCTCTACACCCGACAGTTGCTGCGCCACCTGCCGCTCGTCGCGCCGGAAATCGAGTTCATCGCGCTGTTTTGCGATGCGGCCGTGATGGAGCGCGAGTGCGCCGCCCGGGACGACTGGCGTCCGCCGCCGAACCTCTCGCCGCGGACGGTGCGATGGACACCGTTCGACCCGGCCGGTCAGCTCGGCCTGTGCGGCTGGCTGCGCCACCAGCATGTGCAGGTCTTCCACTCCCCCAACTGGCTCATTCCGCTGGCGGCCGTTGCCCGGCGCGGCCCACGGCCCCGCGCCGTGATCACCATCCACGACCTCATCCCGCTGTTGTTTCCGCACTTCACCCCCCGCGCGCGGAAAAACCGCTGGCGACTCCTGTTCCGGTGGCTGCTGCGCGCCGGCGCCCGGCGCGCCGCCGCGGTGATCGTCCCCAGCCGCACCACCGCCACCGACGTCGCCCGCACACTCGGTCCTGACATCGCCGCACGCGTCCGCGTGGTGCCGGAGGCCGCCGACCCGCTCTTCTCCGCTGTCGCAGCGGCCACCGCCTCCCCCACCGCCCGCCCCCCCACCATCCTCTATGTGGGCCGCCGCGACCCGTACAAAAACCTCGTCGGCATGATCCGGGCCTTCGCCCGCGTGCGTGCGCGCCTCCCGGAAGCTCGGCTGATCGTCATCGGGCCGCCCGACGCTCGCTACCCCGAACCCGAGCGTGAGGCGGCACGGTTGGGCGTCGGCGACGCCGTCGAGTGGCGCGGCTATGTGTCCGGGCCGGAGCTGGCGACGGCCTATCGCGCGGCGGGAGTGTTCGCCCTGCCGTCGTTGTATGAAGGATTCGGCCTCACCGTGCTCGAAGCGATGGCCTGTGGCACACCCGTCGTCGTCTCCGACCGCGCCTCGCTGCCCGAGGTCGCCGGCGATGCCGCGGTGTACGCGCCACCGGACGATCCCGATGCGCTCGGGGCGGCGCTTCTCCGCGTGTTGACCGACCGCACCCTCGCCGACGACTTGCGCCGCCGCGGACTGCAGCGCGCCGCGCAGTTTTCCTGGGAACGTACCGCGCGGGAAACCCTCGAGGTGTATCGGGACGCGATGCGGATTGACGACCCCGCGCCCGCCCCGCAGACTCCGCCGGGTTCGCGCCGATGA
- a CDS encoding dihydroorotate dehydrogenase electron transfer subunit — protein MTLEDAIVVAHTPDAGDYRRLTLRSPAIAPQVRPGQFVHVRLPAPADALLRRPFSVFRTDGDHLQLLYKPVGRGTRAMTELRPGAVVGLLGPLGHGFPTPAAQHLPVLVAGGYGMAALYLLARECGRGGLVFVGGARAVDVLCVPEFEALGWTVRVTTEDGSLGLRGLVTDALDLWLQTERDAQVPEFFACGPNGMLRAVGDRAIAGGWTAWLSLDRSMGCGVGACLTCVQKVRDPSQPGGWTWARVCREGPVFECRQIVWEETP, from the coding sequence ATGACGCTCGAAGACGCCATCGTGGTGGCGCATACGCCCGACGCCGGTGACTATCGGCGGCTGACGCTGCGTTCGCCCGCGATCGCCCCGCAGGTGCGCCCCGGCCAGTTCGTGCACGTGCGCCTGCCCGCCCCCGCCGACGCGCTGCTCCGCCGCCCGTTCAGCGTCTTCCGCACCGACGGCGATCACCTTCAGCTGCTCTACAAACCGGTCGGGCGCGGCACCCGAGCGATGACCGAACTGCGGCCCGGCGCGGTCGTCGGCCTGCTGGGGCCGCTCGGCCACGGCTTCCCAACACCCGCGGCGCAGCATCTGCCGGTGCTGGTCGCCGGCGGCTACGGAATGGCGGCGCTCTACCTGCTGGCCCGCGAGTGCGGGCGCGGCGGTCTGGTCTTCGTCGGCGGCGCCCGCGCAGTGGACGTACTCTGCGTGCCGGAGTTCGAGGCGCTCGGCTGGACCGTCCGAGTCACCACCGAGGACGGCTCGCTCGGCCTCCGCGGCCTCGTCACCGACGCGCTCGACCTGTGGCTGCAGACCGAGCGGGACGCGCAGGTGCCGGAGTTTTTCGCGTGCGGCCCCAACGGCATGCTGCGCGCGGTCGGCGACCGCGCGATCGCCGGCGGCTGGACCGCGTGGTTGTCCCTCGATCGCTCGATGGGCTGCGGTGTCGGCGCCTGCCTCACCTGCGTACAAAAAGTGCGCGACCCTTCCCAGCCCGGGGGCTGGACGTGGGCCCGCGTCTGCCGCGAAGGGCCCGTCTTCGAATGCCGCCAGATCGTCTGGGAGGAGACACCATGA
- a CDS encoding FkbM family methyltransferase produces MSAPLRDAWRRWQLWRHGVRVELDEPVVHAGPDRGAWALVPRGLGAASAIYSFGVGRHIGFDLWIIDHFGATVHAFDPTPAARDWIATQSLPPRFHFHAVGLADFDGEQSFYAPRRPDSPDYSPVPRSARPAAPAARGPVRRLATLMRELGHPRVDLVKMDIEGGEYRVIADLVEMPAAARPIQLLVEFHHNFPSVPMDWTLTAIARLRGAGYRVAHISPRGLEFCFRRDPAEAAR; encoded by the coding sequence ATGAGCGCGCCGCTGCGCGACGCGTGGCGGCGCTGGCAGCTGTGGCGGCACGGCGTGCGCGTTGAACTCGACGAACCCGTCGTGCATGCCGGTCCCGATCGGGGCGCCTGGGCGTTGGTGCCCAGGGGCCTGGGCGCAGCCAGCGCAATCTACTCCTTCGGCGTCGGCCGGCACATCGGATTCGACCTCTGGATCATTGATCACTTCGGCGCGACAGTGCACGCGTTCGACCCCACCCCGGCCGCCCGAGACTGGATCGCCACGCAGTCGTTGCCGCCTCGCTTCCACTTCCACGCCGTCGGCCTGGCCGATTTCGACGGCGAACAGTCCTTCTACGCGCCGCGGCGGCCGGACTCGCCAGACTATTCCCCCGTCCCCCGCAGTGCCCGGCCCGCCGCCCCTGCCGCGCGCGGCCCGGTGCGCCGGCTCGCCACGCTCATGCGCGAGCTCGGCCACCCGCGTGTGGACCTGGTGAAAATGGACATCGAAGGCGGCGAATACCGCGTGATCGCGGATCTTGTGGAGATGCCCGCCGCCGCCCGCCCCATCCAGCTCCTCGTCGAGTTTCATCACAACTTCCCCTCTGTGCCGATGGACTGGACGCTCACGGCAATCGCGCGGTTGCGCGGCGCGGGTTACCGGGTTGCACACATCAGCCCCCGCGGCCTCGAGTTCTGCTTCCGACGCGATCCGGCGGAGGCCGCCCGATGA
- a CDS encoding dihydroorotate dehydrogenase, translating to MNAETSPSLAVRLGPLTLRNPVMVASGTFGYGPEYAELVDLAALGAIVVKGICLQPTRGNPPPRTVETPSGLINAIGLPGPGVEGFLRDYLPFLRRVPTPVIVNVWGHTVDEYGEVVSALDRAEGIHAYEINVSCPNVKEGSRAFGVHLDMFRRVLDRVRAATRRPVIPKLAPNVSDIAAFARAAEECGADAISLINSIPAMAVDIETRRPILGNVTGGLTGPAIHPIAVKLVWEAAQAVRIPTIAMGGIRDAADAIEFLIVGASAVAVGTANFTEPRTALNVVQGIREYLVRHRLRSVAELTGSLRLEGPPCGV from the coding sequence ATGAACGCCGAGACCTCCCCCTCGCTCGCCGTGCGGCTCGGCCCCCTCACGCTGCGCAATCCGGTGATGGTCGCCTCGGGCACGTTCGGCTACGGCCCCGAGTACGCGGAGCTGGTGGACCTCGCCGCGCTCGGCGCGATCGTGGTGAAGGGCATCTGCCTCCAGCCGACCCGCGGCAACCCGCCGCCCCGCACCGTCGAGACCCCGTCAGGCCTGATCAACGCGATCGGTCTGCCCGGCCCCGGCGTCGAGGGCTTCCTGCGCGACTATTTGCCGTTTCTCCGCCGCGTGCCGACGCCGGTGATCGTGAACGTGTGGGGCCACACCGTCGACGAGTACGGCGAAGTGGTCAGCGCGCTGGACCGCGCAGAGGGCATCCACGCCTACGAAATCAACGTCTCCTGTCCCAATGTCAAGGAGGGCAGCCGTGCGTTCGGCGTCCACCTCGACATGTTCCGCCGCGTGCTGGACCGCGTCCGCGCCGCCACGCGCCGCCCGGTGATCCCGAAGCTGGCGCCCAACGTCAGCGACATCGCCGCGTTCGCGCGCGCCGCCGAGGAGTGCGGCGCGGACGCGATTTCGCTGATCAATTCGATTCCTGCGATGGCGGTGGACATCGAAACCCGTCGGCCGATCCTCGGCAACGTGACCGGCGGGCTCACCGGCCCAGCGATTCACCCGATCGCGGTAAAGCTCGTCTGGGAGGCGGCGCAGGCGGTGCGGATTCCGACGATCGCAATGGGCGGCATCCGCGATGCAGCCGACGCGATCGAGTTCCTGATCGTCGGCGCCAGCGCGGTGGCGGTGGGTACCGCGAACTTCACCGAGCCCCGCACCGCGCTGAACGTGGTGCAGGGCATCCGCGAGTATCTGGTCCGTCACCGGCTGCGCTCCGTCGCCGAGCTGACCGGTTCTCTGCGGCTGGAGGGCCCGCCGTGCGGCGTCTGA
- a CDS encoding HAD hydrolase-like protein, whose product MTARLPSPSPRLLALDSDGTVFPNMPLKFRVMLDTIIEHYGLQRAPEAAERVVRFFNLESRWRGGHRFVLLAEILDALRNQPEVRATGIQVPSAAPLRQYLTEGGARSNEALARAARRDPTGELSRALRWSTEVSARLAALPAVPPFTEAAIALRELRDDAVRRVVVSQAPLDQIRREWSGADLARYVDRLWGSEIGPKPGQLERAMREFGVPPERTLLLGDSAGDLEAARVCGARFYPIVPGREEDSWRRFRVEIWPLWLAGGYGEAEQTAHALELERALPSQPSWL is encoded by the coding sequence GTGACCGCCCGCCTCCCCTCCCCCAGCCCGCGGCTGTTGGCGCTGGACTCCGACGGCACGGTGTTTCCGAACATGCCGCTCAAGTTTCGGGTGATGCTCGACACGATCATCGAGCACTACGGCCTGCAGCGCGCCCCAGAGGCGGCGGAGCGCGTCGTCCGTTTCTTCAATCTGGAGAGCCGCTGGCGCGGTGGCCACCGGTTCGTGTTGCTCGCGGAAATCTTGGATGCGCTTCGGAACCAGCCCGAGGTCCGCGCCACCGGTATCCAGGTGCCGTCCGCCGCCCCACTGCGCCAGTACCTCACCGAAGGCGGCGCGCGGTCAAACGAGGCGCTGGCCCGCGCCGCCCGTCGGGATCCCACTGGCGAACTCTCGCGTGCGCTTCGCTGGTCCACCGAGGTCAGTGCCCGGCTCGCGGCGCTGCCCGCGGTGCCGCCCTTCACGGAGGCGGCGATCGCGCTGCGCGAGCTGCGCGACGACGCGGTCCGGCGCGTCGTCGTATCGCAGGCGCCGCTGGACCAGATCCGCCGCGAATGGAGCGGCGCGGATCTCGCGCGGTACGTAGATCGCCTGTGGGGCAGCGAGATCGGGCCCAAGCCCGGGCAGTTGGAGCGGGCGATGCGCGAGTTCGGGGTTCCACCAGAGCGCACGTTGCTTCTCGGCGACTCCGCCGGCGATCTCGAGGCGGCGCGGGTGTGCGGTGCGCGCTTCTATCCGATTGTGCCGGGGCGGGAGGAAGACTCCTGGCGGCGGTTTCGGGTCGAGATCTGGCCGCTGTGGTTGGCCGGCGGTTACGGAGAAGCCGAGCAGACCGCCCACGCGCTCGAGCTGGAGCGCGCGCTGCCGTCGCAGCCGAGCTGGCTGTAA